A genomic stretch from Bacteroidota bacterium includes:
- a CDS encoding N-acetyltransferase: MEEEKYFAHDTAVIDAGCKIGAGTKIWHFSHVMQDCIIGNNCNLGQNVVVSPGVVLGNNVKVQNNVSIYTGVICDDDVFLGPSMVFTNVINPRSAVNRREQYAKTHVHQGVSIGANATIVCGNDIGAFAFIGAGAVVTKEVLPFALVVGNPAKHIGWMSEFGHRLQFDANNIAECEESKQQYKLENGRVTRIS; the protein is encoded by the coding sequence ATGGAAGAAGAAAAATATTTTGCACACGACACCGCAGTAATTGATGCAGGTTGTAAAATAGGTGCAGGCACAAAAATCTGGCATTTCAGTCATGTAATGCAGGATTGTATTATCGGAAACAATTGTAATCTCGGGCAGAATGTAGTGGTATCTCCGGGTGTTGTTTTGGGCAATAATGTAAAGGTGCAAAACAATGTATCTATTTATACCGGAGTAATTTGCGATGATGATGTTTTTTTAGGGCCGAGTATGGTTTTTACAAATGTAATTAACCCACGCAGTGCGGTAAATCGCAGAGAGCAATATGCAAAAACACATGTACATCAGGGTGTAAGTATTGGTGCCAACGCAACTATTGTTTGTGGTAATGATATTGGTGCGTTTGCATTTATTGGTGCGGGTGCTGTGGTTACAAAAGAGGTATTACCTTTTGCATTAGTAGTAGGTAATCCTGCAAAACATATTGGATGGATGAGCGAGTTCGGACATCGTTTGCAATTTGATGCAAATAATATTGCTGAATGTGAAGAAAGCAAACAACAATACAAGTTAGAAAACGGACGTGTAACCAGAATTTCCTGA
- a CDS encoding LEA type 2 family protein: MLVITSCTSIKPLEYRGHSDFTISNLSGTPTIKTDIQLYNPNKSGIKLKSTEITVFVNAKELGNVILTEPVKIKGQSTFTLPFIFTTSYPKLAAVAISDLGGFLKGDDVPYSVDGYFIVQKFLYKKKIPFTFDDKVKKTNLKF; the protein is encoded by the coding sequence ATGCTTGTAATAACATCCTGTACAAGCATCAAACCTTTGGAATATCGTGGACATTCTGATTTTACAATTTCCAATTTATCAGGTACTCCAACCATTAAAACAGATATTCAATTATACAATCCCAACAAATCGGGAATTAAATTAAAATCTACAGAGATAACGGTGTTTGTCAATGCAAAAGAATTGGGAAATGTAATACTTACAGAACCGGTAAAAATAAAAGGACAAAGCACTTTTACATTGCCTTTTATATTTACTACCAGCTATCCAAAATTAGCGGCAGTTGCAATTTCTGATCTCGGTGGATTTTTAAAAGGCGATGATGTTCCTTATAGTGTGGATGGATATTTCATCGTTCAGAAATTTCTGTATAAAAAGAAAATTCCTTTTACGTTTGATGATAAAGTGAAGAAAACAAATTTGAAATTTTGA
- a CDS encoding aspartate aminotransferase family protein has protein sequence MNLRTLFLQHVAQTSPSPLALEIVKAEGCKLFDVDGKIYLDLIAGISVSNLGHNHPAIKNAIIQQLDKYTHLLVYGELIQSPQVELAKYLTDLLPENLSSVYYVNSGSEAIEGALKLAKRVTGRTEIISFKNSYHGSTAGALSLGNTEERKNTFRPLIPDNRILDFNVFDQIENITEKTACVIMEAVQAEAGVILPHENYLQAIRKRCKATNTLLIFDEIQTGCGRTGKLFAFEKQHVIPDVLVLAKAFGGGMPLGAFIASHEMMQTFTHNPVLGHINTFGGHPVSCAAALASLKVIVEEKLFEQAESKAQLFKSFLIHPKIKEVRNSGLLIAIDFENTTLNLKVVQKCIENGVMTDWFLFADDCMRIAPPLIISEEEIKFTCTIILDSINSLS, from the coding sequence ATGAATTTGCGAACACTTTTTTTGCAACATGTTGCACAGACAAGTCCAAGTCCTTTAGCATTGGAAATTGTGAAAGCGGAAGGGTGTAAACTTTTTGATGTTGACGGAAAAATTTATTTGGATCTCATTGCAGGGATTTCAGTTTCTAATCTCGGGCATAATCATCCCGCAATTAAAAATGCAATCATTCAACAATTAGATAAATACACACACTTATTAGTATATGGTGAATTAATACAATCACCTCAGGTGGAGTTGGCTAAATATTTAACAGATCTATTGCCTGAAAATTTATCATCGGTATATTATGTCAACTCAGGAAGTGAAGCAATTGAAGGCGCTTTAAAACTTGCAAAAAGAGTTACAGGTCGCACAGAGATTATTTCTTTTAAAAATTCGTATCACGGTTCCACTGCAGGTGCATTGAGTTTAGGAAATACTGAAGAAAGAAAAAATACATTTCGTCCTTTAATCCCCGACAACCGTATTTTAGATTTTAATGTGTTTGATCAAATTGAAAATATTACCGAAAAAACTGCTTGCGTAATTATGGAAGCTGTGCAGGCAGAAGCAGGTGTAATATTGCCTCATGAAAATTATTTGCAAGCAATTCGAAAACGTTGTAAAGCAACAAACACACTATTAATTTTTGATGAAATACAAACAGGTTGTGGACGCACAGGAAAATTATTTGCTTTTGAAAAACAGCATGTAATTCCCGATGTATTGGTTTTGGCAAAAGCATTTGGTGGTGGTATGCCGCTGGGTGCATTTATCGCATCGCATGAAATGATGCAGACGTTTACGCATAATCCGGTGTTAGGTCATATCAATACATTTGGTGGACATCCGGTTTCTTGTGCTGCTGCATTAGCTTCTTTAAAAGTAATAGTGGAAGAGAAATTATTTGAACAAGCAGAAAGTAAAGCGCAATTATTTAAATCGTTTTTAATACATCCGAAAATAAAGGAAGTGCGCAATAGTGGTTTGCTGATAGCAATTGATTTTGAAAACACCACATTGAATTTAAAAGTGGTGCAAAAGTGTATTGAAAATGGTGTAATGACAGATTGGTTTTTATTTGCAGATGATTGCATGCGCATTGCACCGCCACTTATTATTAGTGAAGAAGAAATTAAATTTACTTGCACAATAATTTTAGATTCGATAAACAGCTTATCTTGA
- a CDS encoding sulfite exporter TauE/SafE family protein yields the protein MEIILFYVLLFAVAFLYASVGHGGASGYLALMALFAFAPEVMRPTALVLNIFVASVGAYQYYKHGHFNWKLLWPFAIASVPASFIGGLINLDADLYKKILGVFLLIAIIRMIYSIQKKDGELKKIPILLALIIGTVIGILSGMIGIGGGIILSPIILLMGWGNMKQTAAVSAVFILVNSISGLSGQLISGVTFSNNMWWMVAIAFAGGATGAYFGARHAKPKILSYLLSFVLLIAAVKLLFGV from the coding sequence ATGGAAATCATTCTATTTTATGTGCTATTATTTGCCGTTGCATTTTTATATGCATCTGTCGGACATGGCGGCGCAAGTGGTTATCTGGCATTGATGGCATTATTTGCATTTGCACCTGAAGTAATGCGACCAACGGCATTGGTATTAAATATTTTTGTTGCATCTGTTGGCGCATATCAATATTATAAACACGGACACTTTAACTGGAAATTATTATGGCCTTTTGCTATTGCATCTGTGCCTGCTTCTTTTATCGGCGGACTGATAAATTTGGATGCAGATTTATATAAAAAAATTCTCGGTGTTTTTTTATTGATTGCAATTATCCGAATGATTTATTCTATTCAAAAAAAAGATGGGGAATTAAAAAAAATTCCAATATTACTTGCACTTATTATCGGTACAGTAATCGGAATATTATCAGGAATGATTGGTATTGGTGGTGGCATTATTTTATCACCAATTATTTTGTTGATGGGATGGGGAAATATGAAACAAACCGCTGCTGTTTCCGCTGTATTTATTTTAGTGAATTCTATCTCCGGACTTTCAGGTCAGTTAATCAGCGGCGTTACGTTTTCAAATAATATGTGGTGGATGGTTGCCATTGCTTTTGCAGGTGGTGCAACAGGCGCATACTTCGGCGCACGACATGCAAAACCGAAAATACTTTCTTATCTGCTTTCATTTGTATTGTTAATTGCAGCAGTGAAGTTGTTGTTTGGAGTTTGA
- a CDS encoding sulfotransferase family protein, whose product MQINLLSGPRNISTAMMYSFVQRKDTIVVDEPLYAHYLKITGLHHPGREEVMATQEQNAEKVIQNLQEQNAEIVFVKHMTHHLVQTDWNFLLAAKNIILLRHPAKVFQSYHKVIAHPSIDDLGIKQSFALYHYLSVHNAHFIIVDSDDVLKNPEILLRKICSSCEIPFDNNMLEWKSGPIKEDGIWAKYWYENVHQSTGFSAYSPAIISSEIENEPTVIESMKYYNILLQHAIK is encoded by the coding sequence ATGCAAATAAATCTTCTCTCCGGTCCTCGAAATATTTCTACTGCAATGATGTACAGTTTTGTCCAGCGCAAGGATACCATTGTGGTGGATGAACCCTTGTATGCGCACTATTTAAAAATCACAGGATTACATCATCCGGGTAGAGAGGAAGTGATGGCTACGCAAGAACAGAATGCAGAAAAAGTTATTCAAAATTTACAAGAACAGAATGCAGAAATTGTATTTGTAAAACACATGACCCACCATCTTGTGCAAACAGATTGGAATTTTTTATTAGCTGCAAAAAACATTATTCTCCTGCGTCATCCTGCTAAAGTATTTCAATCTTATCATAAAGTAATTGCGCATCCTTCAATTGATGATTTGGGAATAAAACAAAGCTTTGCGTTGTATCATTATCTATCTGTACACAATGCGCATTTTATAATTGTTGACTCTGATGATGTTTTAAAAAATCCTGAAATCTTATTGCGAAAAATTTGCAGCAGTTGTGAAATTCCATTTGATAATAATATGCTGGAATGGAAATCCGGACCAATAAAAGAAGATGGTATCTGGGCAAAATACTGGTATGAAAATGTGCATCAATCAACAGGATTTTCTGCTTACTCTCCTGCTATTATTTCTTCTGAAATAGAAAATGAACCGACAGTAATTGAATCAATGAAATATTACAATATACTTTTGCAACACGCAATTAAATAA
- the htpG gene encoding molecular chaperone HtpG, with protein sequence MSVEKGSIAVQAENIFPIIKKFLYSDHEIFLRELISNATDATQKLVKLSSLGDVHGELGDLTIEVKVDKKKKTITISDKGIGMTADEVKRYINQVAFSSANEFLEKFKGLEDGKSIIGHFGLGFYSAFMVADKVTLITKSFKDEPAVKWECDGNPEFTLEETDKKERGTDVILHINSDSKEFLEDARIETLLNKYCKFLPIPIKFGTKEETLKEEGSDEEKKIKKDKIINNTHPAWTSKPAELNDEDYKNFYNELYPYSEKPLFWIHLNVDYPFHLTGILYFPKIKKNFEAQKNKIQLYSNQVFVTDEVKEIVPEWLTLLHGVIDSPDIPLNVSRSYLQSDPYVKKINTYITKKVAEKLESLFKKDRAEFEKQWENISVIVKYGMLTDEKFFEKAEKFCLLQNTENKYFTFEEYKEHIKPNQTDKNNTITALYTANESEHHVYIDAAINRGYDVLKIDSVIDNHFISFIEEKLKDVHFKRVDADTPDMLIDKDEKTESILSDEEQNTVKDLFGKFADQNAATVVMTPQSPEDNPISITKSEWMRRMKEMSMYNGMDFAAQMPDQYNLVVNSNHPLISKLLKLEGDAQEAAAKQLHDLALLSQGMLKGNDLTAFVKRSYGIMQ encoded by the coding sequence ATGTCAGTTGAAAAAGGTTCTATAGCCGTTCAGGCGGAAAATATTTTTCCTATTATTAAAAAATTTCTTTACAGCGATCATGAAATATTTCTCAGAGAGCTGATTTCCAATGCAACAGATGCCACTCAAAAATTAGTAAAACTTTCATCATTAGGTGATGTACATGGCGAACTCGGAGATTTAACGATTGAAGTGAAAGTGGATAAAAAGAAAAAAACAATTACCATTTCCGACAAAGGTATTGGGATGACTGCCGATGAAGTGAAGCGTTATATCAATCAAGTAGCATTCTCCAGTGCCAATGAATTTTTAGAAAAATTTAAAGGATTAGAAGATGGTAAATCTATAATCGGACATTTTGGTCTTGGGTTTTACAGCGCATTTATGGTTGCTGATAAAGTAACATTGATTACCAAATCATTTAAGGATGAACCCGCTGTAAAATGGGAGTGTGATGGCAATCCTGAATTTACTTTAGAAGAAACAGATAAGAAGGAAAGAGGTACAGATGTGATTCTGCATATTAATTCCGATTCAAAAGAGTTTTTGGAGGATGCTCGTATTGAAACATTACTGAATAAATATTGCAAATTTCTTCCCATACCAATAAAGTTTGGTACTAAAGAAGAAACGTTGAAGGAAGAAGGAAGCGATGAGGAGAAAAAAATTAAAAAAGATAAGATCATCAACAACACACATCCTGCATGGACAAGTAAACCTGCTGAATTGAATGATGAAGATTATAAAAATTTCTATAATGAATTATATCCCTATAGCGAAAAGCCATTGTTCTGGATTCATCTGAATGTGGACTATCCTTTTCACCTAACCGGAATTTTATATTTCCCAAAAATTAAAAAGAATTTTGAAGCACAGAAAAATAAAATACAGTTATACAGCAATCAGGTGTTTGTAACTGATGAAGTGAAAGAGATTGTACCTGAATGGCTCACATTATTACACGGTGTAATTGATTCACCGGATATTCCATTAAATGTTTCCCGTAGTTATTTGCAAAGTGATCCGTATGTAAAAAAGATAAATACATATATCACTAAAAAAGTTGCGGAGAAATTAGAGTCGCTGTTTAAAAAAGACAGAGCTGAATTTGAAAAACAATGGGAAAATATTAGTGTGATTGTAAAATACGGAATGCTCACAGATGAGAAGTTTTTTGAGAAGGCTGAAAAATTCTGTCTGTTGCAAAATACAGAAAATAAATATTTCACTTTTGAAGAATACAAAGAGCATATCAAACCAAATCAAACAGATAAGAATAATACTATTACTGCACTTTATACTGCCAACGAATCAGAGCATCATGTGTATATAGATGCAGCGATAAACAGAGGTTATGATGTGTTGAAAATTGATTCAGTTATTGATAATCATTTTATCAGTTTCATTGAAGAGAAATTAAAGGATGTGCATTTCAAACGTGTGGATGCCGACACACCCGATATGCTGATTGATAAGGATGAAAAAACCGAATCTATACTTTCGGATGAAGAACAAAATACAGTGAAAGATTTGTTTGGAAAATTTGCAGATCAAAATGCAGCAACTGTTGTTATGACTCCACAATCACCGGAAGATAATCCGATTTCAATTACCAAGAGTGAATGGATGCGCCGCATGAAAGAAATGAGTATGTATAACGGAATGGATTTCGCAGCGCAAATGCCGGATCAATATAATTTGGTTGTGAATTCTAATCATCCGTTGATAAGCAAACTTTTAAAATTAGAAGGTGATGCACAGGAAGCTGCTGCAAAACAATTACATGATCTTGCTTTATTATCGCAAGGTATGTTGAAAGGAAATGATCTTACTGCATTTGTAAAACGCAGTTATGGAATTATGCAGTAA
- a CDS encoding phosphoribosylglycinamide formyltransferase, whose protein sequence is MRIAIFASGSGTNAENCMQYFAQHSTIEIALIVTNNSEAGVIERAEKYNVPICIFEKATWKNPEIIITELQSQNIHWIVLAGYLKLIPEKLIEEFPQRIINIHPALLPKYGGRGMYGHKVHEAVFNNKEKESGITIHFVDEHYDNGDIIFQKSFPISETDTPESIEKKVRELEFAYLPEVIEKAVLN, encoded by the coding sequence ATACGGATAGCAATTTTCGCATCGGGCAGCGGAACAAATGCAGAGAATTGTATGCAGTATTTTGCTCAGCATTCCACAATTGAAATTGCATTAATTGTTACAAATAATTCAGAAGCAGGTGTAATTGAACGAGCTGAGAAATATAATGTGCCCATCTGTATTTTTGAGAAAGCAACATGGAAAAATCCTGAAATAATAATTACAGAATTACAATCACAAAACATTCATTGGATAGTATTAGCAGGTTATTTAAAATTAATCCCGGAGAAACTTATAGAAGAATTTCCTCAACGGATAATTAATATTCATCCTGCACTATTACCGAAATATGGAGGGAGAGGAATGTATGGACACAAAGTGCATGAAGCTGTATTTAACAACAAAGAAAAAGAATCGGGAATTACAATTCATTTTGTAGATGAACATTATGATAATGGCGATATTATTTTTCAAAAGTCATTTCCAATTTCCGAAACAGATACACCGGAATCCATAGAAAAAAAAGTGAGAGAATTGGAGTTTGCTTATTTACCGGAAGTTATTGAAAAAGCTGTTTTAAATTGA
- a CDS encoding UpxY family transcription antiterminator, whose translation MAAKTNVNPALIKYSSEKKWYVLYVKSRTEKKVLERMEKFQYEVFLPLIKTMRQWSDRRKQVLVPLFNGYMFAHISPDDFTGIRMIEGVVNFVSVEGKYATIRNEQIETIRTFIETGYHMESVAGDFAPGEKVKITFGPLKDCEGELLDVQNEKHFIVRIDAINQILKVSVPANYLQKVKVVNGE comes from the coding sequence ATGGCTGCAAAAACAAATGTAAATCCCGCACTGATAAAATACAGTTCAGAAAAAAAATGGTATGTGCTCTATGTGAAATCACGTACTGAAAAAAAAGTATTGGAGCGTATGGAGAAGTTTCAATATGAAGTTTTTTTACCACTTATAAAAACGATGCGGCAATGGAGCGACCGACGAAAGCAAGTGCTTGTTCCTCTTTTTAATGGATATATGTTTGCGCATATTAGTCCTGATGATTTTACAGGTATTCGCATGATAGAAGGTGTGGTAAATTTTGTGAGTGTAGAAGGCAAATATGCAACTATCCGCAATGAACAGATTGAAACTATTCGCACTTTTATTGAAACCGGTTATCACATGGAATCTGTTGCCGGAGATTTTGCTCCGGGAGAAAAAGTAAAAATCACTTTTGGACCATTAAAAGATTGTGAAGGTGAATTGTTGGATGTGCAAAATGAAAAACATTTTATTGTGCGTATTGATGCAATTAATCAAATATTAAAAGTGTCGGTGCCGGCAAATTATCTGCAAAAAGTAAAAGTAGTGAATGGCGAGTAG